ccacaaaatcacggaattaccccagacttgaagggtgaagctgttagcccctcatactatcgcgcaatgatcggatctcttatgtacctcacagcatcaaggccagacataatgtacccaacgtgcctgcttgccagatatcaagtcaacccgaaggcctcacatcttgcagctgtcaaaaggatttttcgttatttgaagggttgccctgacaccggtctatggtaccctagggataataactttgaattgatcgcattcagtgattctgattttggcggatgcaaaatcgacggcaaatccacaacggctggatgtcagtttttaggaaatcgcctagtcacatggcagtgcaagaagcagacatgcgtcgctacatcaacatgcgaagctgaatacattgctgcctcaagttgttgctcccaggttctttggatccaacaacaattacacGACTACGgctttgaattcctaactactcctatttacgttgataattctgctgcattacagatcactagaaatcctgtgcagcactcaaagactaaacacatcgaaatcaaatatcacttcatacgtgattgctttgagaaaaggctaatcgatgttattaaggtccacaccgatgaccaacgtgccgacctttttaccaaagcatttgacaaatcaagatttgactttttattattggtaaacggcattaaggtcaagcaagagtaaaaccaacatcggaaaatcatttttgtaaatatctttgtgttttttaaatttgtcttagtttgttgattttagggggagtaactCCAAaatctaaaaatccaaaaacatcgaaaaaatttcaaaaacacaaaaacaatagaaaaacaaaaatgagtttcctggcgagtaaaagagaaaatgatagtacatcagtggtctatccaaacctctttaaaccttaaatgaaaaacgataagcagctctatataagatgtatcggtaggctcacaatcattttaaagtgtgcaagGTGATATAAATcataaatcgactgaagaccaggtgggaaccattcattggcatatggtcttagtaccgaaatttcgtttgatagattgccgaggttctgagatattcggtctttatgctgcttatcatctgggtatcatggttatatcttttaccgaaaaataacggggacgcaagtctagatcttccatgatactatacatacgtgtacatactgcattcgacctcaataagtgataaacaatcacatgtccatatcaaataagtgatataatatcacatttttccgggagtcaagttcgtctctctgctgtacggaagtactgacctgttcacggacttgctcctgtgccctcatgcatatgaaaatcaagttcctcctcaataagtgattctatcacatagggcttgttttcaaatcaaaataagtgagaatctcacatcatatacggtcaaacagatgataatcggtatactcaccggtaagatgaaccctcgtgcataccttgatacgggaatgtgtcgtgatgtggatgaacaccggtcggtaagtataaatcataccttaacgtatcccctcgccatgattacatctgataagttgagtttaagtggacaacaataccgataattgttataggatgcttatcttaatgttaactaactgaacaacaagagaactttggcatgaccgtacactgatatgattctcttaccctcgaaactcaaaaaaaatgtctgtatatatttgtttactgcttttagtctttacatttaaaaaaaaaatttcaaaaataccaaaaagattttaggtgtgttttaatataaactttataaaagcaaaaaagattttatttctactttattttcgatcgtacgatgttggagctcgagtcttcgttacctgaaacctgactgaaaaccgaattgactaaatcttcataagcggtcgaaatttgcaaattttgaaagttagaaactaaaattgataaattcgttaaactttcaaactgtcggacggtgtttgattgtgacatggtcattcgtgtgtcacttgtttatgctaactatattccaagaagttgttctcattacgcgtttagatttcttgcatgtgcagattctaaaggcaaggagaacatagtcgatgacaagcttcggaatgaagacacgacgtgaaggcactcaaaagatgaaaatgatcgagttgccgctgaccatcatcaacaacacaaggatctcaagctataaagatcaagtcattcacgagcataactcaagggggagcttatgttaagggggagtttgtcaacacacttcctacctgatacgggtagtttgttgatacactttctgctttaaagacgtgaagactttgaagatcctccgacattgaagacttgaaaggacgtcaAAGACTTGAAGACacaaagatcgagacaaagctacagccaagggggagtttgttggtgcacttgtgtctgtattTTGTCTGTATTCTGTATGATATAAGACGATGTCCTttgttagtcctgtaagtttgaccaagtcaaccatcctcctggtttgacttggccaaacagttagaaaatGGCTGTAacatgtctgtgtcgaaggatgtctcatcgaaggatagtttagatccttcgataagcacgaaagataaaccttcgatggatgatgatggacctcgatagatcatccttcgaggtatatgtagatccttcgacaggtttcaggtcgatagatgatccttcgatcaatctatctgatccttcgaccagacgatctgtgttgggtatatatacccatgtaatgtgttcacttctgAGAGAGACACAAGAGAGACAGAAAGATAGACACTCAAGAACACAGAGACACTTCTGTGagaacacacacacttagagagtttgcaaaacagatttgtaaacattgagcttgtaaccgaacctttcatacgtattaatacaagtggtgttaatcggtgaatattgtgtgtcttgtgtttgtgcttgtttcatctcggtttgcactctagcttggattccgcacttgctagtgtgtttcacataacaaggttaaggtttgacctcatcctccgagggacctacactaCATCATTTATAGAAGCTTGGAAAGATAACTCCATGACAAGGAGTTTATTATGTGGCGCATTCTAAAACTTATAATGTAAGTGGAGATATTCGTAGAGGAGAGTAACATATATAATGAAAGAATGATGCAAGTCAAAGAAAATGAGTATAGTTAACAAGGAACTCACATTGTTCCGGCGACTGTCGTTGTGATGTGAGTGTTTTCTTCTTCGTTGAGCTTTGCTAAACCAAAATCTGAAATCTTTGGGGTAAGGTCAGTATCAAGAAGTACATTTGTTGCCTTTATATCCCTATGAACCATTCTTAGCACTGAATCTTCATGTAGGAATTTTAGACCTTTTGCTATCCCAATAGAAATTCGTTGTCTTGTAGGAAAATCTATTTCCATCATAGCTTTATCATTAtctgatttataaaaaaaaaaaatgtatgttATTCAAGAAGTTGTGTGTGGTTAGATATACCAATCATATTTAGTGGGTTGACTTGATTTAATCTCCTAGCTTCGATTTACTTGGTTTCCTTTTCATAGCCTTTTATTTTGTATTAGTCATTGTTTTCTCATGagaaatacacaaatattattccAGAATTGATTACGTATTCCATTTTGGAGTGTCCGGTGTAATTGTTAACATTTCCTTCTTTTACAAATAGCCTATCATTTTGAATGCCCATCGTTACCTTTAGTTCACTACAAAGATTGACTTTGTTTACTTTTTTCATTACTAAGTGGGATGGAGCGAGAAAAGGAGAATACCAAATAGAGCATGTGCTAGAGAATTATTCGCCATGTACTCATAAACAAGCAGTAGTTGGTTGCGTTCCACACAACACCCATGTAGTCTTACAACATTAGGGTGTTGAATACTGGCTATCATCCCTATTTCATTCACAAATTCACGATTTCCTTGACTTGATTTAGAAGAAAGTTTCTTCACAGCGATTAGAGTTCCATCTTGTAGTGTGCCCTACAATTAATGGATTATAGGTTCATGTCAACTACACCTTTAATACGTTCATTAGtttctttcatttttttcttttgaatttgagcaccaaacaaataaaactttgtaatATAACAATGTGCAACACTAAAAAATATATCACTATATATTCAATAATTACCATGTAGACTGATCCAAAACCACCTTCCCCAAGTTTATTTGAATCAGCAAAGTTGCGGGTGGCAGCTTTGATCTGTCTATATGTGAATACACCTGTCTGCAAATCGATTCCCCTTATATCTGCAAGTAAAAGGTatattatcaatgaaataaatgTGCCTAACTAATGGCTTAAGTAGCCACAACACAAACCTCAATGTCATTGAGGGGATAGAGGATTAGAGCTGGCCTAAACCAAATTTGAAGTTTAGCTTTCTAAATAACCGAAATTAATGCAAGGCTTTTTGAGTTATAACATTATGAAAATTTGTTGTTGCTGGTCTCTATTATGCAATTTTTTTTCACGAACTTTCATAATTAATTTTGTTTAGCTAATTGGTGAAATATTCAATCTAATTCTACTCCTTTGTGACATTAGTAATCACAATTTATACTAAGGTATTTGaatacttcaaaagtttggaaaTATTTTTCTTTACTAGAATACATAATCATGAATAAACTAAACATCTGTATAACCAACAATGTGCTTTAAAAAATGGCAAATTGCATTTAAATAATCTCAGTTTTCTCAATTCGGCCGATAATAATCCTAACTTAGTGATTGTctgataataatccgaactgttccacttttggccgataatactCCGctgttaaaaatagcttaacggagttggCCTTTTTCCGAATTactacaaactgatgttttacggattttgatcagaacgaggatacgagtcgatttatgtaaaacttacctagAAATGATCCTTCAAAcagcttgatttttgttaattagaagtttaaacacccgaattgaagcacggTTTTCGTCATTTGGGGCAGTATTTCCGaaggtaaattttacatcaatcaactcgtattctcattctaatcaaaagccataaaacatcagtttgtaagtCGGAAAAAAAATTAACTCCGTTAACCTATATTTAAcgcagactattatcggccaaaagtggaccagtttgTTTGTTTGAGCTAACAGATTTTTTAAAGAAACAAAAAGAATAACAACGACCCAGCGCCTAATAATAATATTGTATAAATTTAAATGAATTTCATCAGGAGGATTTACTTTCTTAGCTTGAGCCCATGTTGGTTGTGTTAAAAATTTCTTTAACCTTACTCATATCAGAATACCTTTTTCTCGAGATTTCTTGTCCCCTATATAACCTCTCTTCCATGCAACACCAATGACTATGAGAGTAAGGAGCAACACTGCAGTCACTGCTCCAATGACTATGAATATACTTCGTTTGCCAGACTTGGTCTCTATGGGAAGCAAAATATTAGAATCACATTAAAGCTGATTTTATATTAACTTTTTATGTTTACACACACGTCTACACTTACGTGACCCATATTTCACCCTTAAACTTAGTGGCGGAACTACATGGGGATCCGGACCGTTGACCCTCCGGCCTGCCAACATAAAACCTTTTTTTCACAATATCACTTTCACTAATTTTTTTCCCAGACACCCGATCGAGTAGAACAAAACATGATCAtgcatttatatttatttattttcatataAATTAGGATATAATATCTACTATAAAAATTCTAGATTcttttattttaacttttttattcaAACTCtattacaatttttttatatGACAACGATTGGTCATTTGTGATGAAATCAAAAGTGAAAACACTAGGACAATAAGCATACCAGCCTCCATAGAAATGGCAGATATCATAGGTCCAAATACTCCATCCCTTGGGACTGCGGTTGTGCCATTCCCAGCATACTGAAACCGTATTTCTAATGTTTTATTAGTTACATGAatattttctattgtttttattACTGCCTTATCAACCCCTCCTGCTTCATGCTTGATATCAAAATTCTTTAGTTCAATTGCACCCTGCAGGGTAGAAAAAAAGGAAAAGTTTTCTGTATctttttatttctgtttttcaatTTCTAAgtgaaatatataaaataattcaGTAATTTTAGAAGCAAGACCAAAATTCAACCTGTATATAAACATCAAAAGCACGTCTTCCAAGACTCTGGTAAGATCTATTATCTCTGAATACTATCTCAGCAAAATGTAGAGTCACCTTATACCTTCCATTTACTAAACAACGACCATAGTAAGTGATAGATAGTGGGGAGCGGCGAGCGACTGTGTAGAGTTCGGAGTCTTTCATAGTGAGTCTTGATACATTATTTATTGTATATCGATAATCCTTAACATTCCATACATTTCCTGTGCTACTAAATCCCCAGTGATCATTTAAAGGACGAAATCTTGCAGGTCCACCCGGATCCTGATCATCCGCCTCGTAAACCTTGTCTCCTATGATAACTCCTGTCCCACCACAATTGATATGAACTGAACTGTAGTCTGGACAAACAAATCAGAAACATAAAATGGACCAGCTTTACTTTGGTATTTAAGAAGGAAATTTAACTTCACTGAAATAATGTTGCTCACTCTTGGAGCAAGGAAATTGGCTAAAGCAATTTGCAAGGTCGCTGCATTAAATGAAACATGAAAAACATGGTGTTTATCTCTTTGAATTGAAGATCCATTAATACTAAAAACCACAAGTAGGGTATAAGCTTACGACTCGTTTCCATAATTAGCGTGGCTTCGGAATAAGTTCCTAGTAAATGAAGAAGTCATGCATAGACTATAGCTTGAAGTTTTATGGGAACAAGAAAAGAGTATTTAGAATCTGAAAGCTTACACTGATTCAGGACAACGTTGAAGCACTGGTTCTTTACTAAAGTGGTTGTAGGAAAGATCTACTGCAACACCTGAGTATAAACACAATaatgtcagaaaatacaaaaacaattttACCGCCAAATGCATAACAACATCCACAACAACATTCATGGGTACTGGTATACAGGGCCGCCCCAAGCTTTTTGGGGGCCCTAAGCGAATTTTAAAATCGGGGCCctctaaaaaaaatattattctACTCACAAGCGTAAGAATAACTTATCTTACTAGATTGATATCTTAATAAGTCAAAAAAAGGTTacttgtgacactctaggttttcccgaacaAACATCTTGTAATATCATTTTGTATATacattattaaatgaaaatgtgACCTTCTTACATGCtacgtgttgtatgtatgtatgtatatatatatatatatatttatgagtttgtgctagtgagtcgagaccatgactcgagaccactcggtctcgagtgggccgtaactggttgggccgaaacccccttagcCTACTCGAAACCAAGTATAAAACCCCCAAACCTTCCCCCACTTCCTTCAtttttacacaaacacacactccttttctctctcactaaaaaccctcaacaacaccacCTTCTCTCCcaaattctcggttcaagctCGGATCTAACCGGCAACAACAAAGAATCTCggtcaagaaactcggtcaagctCGTCATCGTCACCCGGACACTTCACTTTCTCGGTTTCTCCTTGATTCGGTGCcttttcacaaccggttagtgttctaatgTGTGTGTAGGATATATGTGTGTTTTATGAACTAGAAGGTGTTTAGTTAgaagtgttatgcatgattttcgcATGATTTGTGAGTATTAACAATATGTGTAAACCATTATATGTTAATGCTTgataaaatgtttaaaaaaatggcTAATGAATGGTAGTTTAAGAGTGTTTATGGCCAACCGAACTATGTTCAAGGTTACAAAATGAATGTCTcgtttgtttcttgcaaaatgatcttgttaaacatgtgattttggttcaaaGAATGCATGGTTATGTTTAAtataaaaaccctaaaatgatgaacttaTGATGAACATGTTGAATATGGGTTGAAGATTTGAAAAAGGTAATGTTTGATCCATTATAATTAATTGTCAGTTTAGAAAACTTGTTAGTTAACCCTCATTGGTTATTTCTTAAAATGGGCCTGATGCATAGTACAAATTGGCCTGATATATCTGAATCAGCACGTGAACAAGTCAAGAccagcattgcgactcgagaccacggcgtgacaactcgagaccgcaacggttgcgactcgagaccacggcctgacaactcgagaccgcaacggttgcgactcgagacctcctcgtgacaactcgagaccggactcggaacctctgaggttgcgagtcaagcctgcaccactcgaaaccagccagtacaactcgagacctctgggttgcgactcgagaccgcaagttctcgagtcgagacccccttgtctcgactgggctgctcacttagttattgggccataacTTGAATTGGTTTGGGTTGCCTGATTGTTTGGACTATCTGCTTTGCTGGACTAATTGTCAACTGTGTGAATctttagggccggcccaataacttatatgttaaaaatgcATGTATTGTGTTAGAATCTTGTAAGATATACGTGATTaattgtacaccaaacctgacctatactggtgaccatgttaggacgtggtgaccagcgtgtttgacaagtaacctaaatctgccaagcaacccaaggtgagctcacacactaaaagcatgcgtcccaaggagggacacggacaaactgccaactttgggaaaaatactattgaactattatttccgggggaaatccgaatgggtatttactatctccgggggagatacgtttggatattatttataaatcacaactagccaagctaaacgaaactctatcactttaagtccctgcttacagtaccgattaatcgccgggggcgaacgggttattagttgatagcgctattaggtttgacaacctcacaccgtgaccgggggagatcgggcgtgaactagtagaccttgcatcttggtcaatgacgatggacattgactcggggcacaataactttccgtcaacagtttcggtatctacagtttagtgagcttacagatggggtagctccccacaacgtgattataaatgctttatctaaacaacttatgtttttcgaaaactaaaactggacaactagtgaactcgctcaactttatgttgacaccttactgcatgctttgcaggtacccagtgactcaggagcttgcagcttgcggatgtgtagtggtcgtctaacccgtgtgttgggttctaaataaacttgaactaagaatcttgttctaaactattttgtctatgcttccgccacttatctgaactattacttaaccttaaatacttttgaactttgattatgatatttgccaaccttgtggttggtgagtattacttatgttattaattaaattgctcagtataattggtggctggatcctggtcagtcacacctccaagcggtggtgttccgcatgtggattttgggggtgtgacagattggtatcagagccattggttatagtcaacttggttttaaaaaggggaaaaatctttttgagaaaaaacagactataacccgtgactcgtgacgacactacactccaagtgcaaggctcagcacatagacctcatagctcggactagtgtctACTTGCTTACTTACTTTATGTTTTCTGTTTTgttatacgtactagtgtgcctacaTAGATAAATACACCTCTCTCtcctatctcattctcgctacattacgacaccacactcatactatgttttctgtttatgaagacaatgagtggacgtggaagaggaaacattaacatgactcaggctcaattcactaacctgcttaacacggtggctgcagctttcgcagctcaccctggaggtaaactcgttatcctaggatgtttagatccttcCGCCGCGTCGTCTTTTATCCTTAAACCTATATGCTTCGCTTCTCAcaaacaggtcagcatgcacctgcgcaaccacacgtgtgtactttcaaaactttcatggattgcaagcctctccctttcaatggcactgagggtgccataggtcttctgcactggattgagaaagttgaagctgtctttgctgtctgtgagtgtcccctgcgaattgggtgaagtttgctactggtacgcttgaaggaaacgtgctttcctggtggaaggcgcaaattcagatgtttggattagaaactgctaatgctactgcgtgggaggatttcaaggacatgattaaggaggagtactgtcaccgggacgacatccacaaactcgagaacgagtactttgcgcttaagatggttgggtcagagattgagacctgcaccaaactgtccaacgactatgctgctctttgcccaaacatgtctcggcctatgtatcgaagaatcgaattgtacatcaagggtttggctccagaaatccgaagccatgtgactgcagccaacctcaataccatttAGCCGGTcgtccgtcttgctcacaaactcactgatcaggccgtagaagagggcaagctgcccaaaaggatcagtgctactgccggaacttctaatgacaacaagcgtaagtgggaaggaaatcaaagcaaggatgctaaccacactcaggccccagcacagcaaaggaaaactgaaaacaacaagggccctcaacaacagggtggttATCgcggaaaccaccccaagtgcaacaagtgcaatcgacatcacagtgggccttgtgggaaaagtcagtgtcagcgatgtaacaagatggggcatgaggccaaggactgtaggagcccacgtcccgcggggcagaaccagcagcagcagcagtatCATGGGAACGTCacgggttgtttccagtgtggagctgaggggcacttcataacaaccctcggtaaaacagacatcctcataatatttccgacaccctaatatattttaaatatctcaatgtgtctttatatgcaccccgtatgtgaaaaccgagccccaaaatagattatactatataaaataaataaaaacaataattattaggttgaggcgggccgcgtagggcctcacctcaagttaaagcgggccgcgcgagtgtgtaccagtatatcgccaaaaccataagcccaagcgggccgcgtacatgttcggtttagttgatgcgggccgcgcgcgTCCTAAATGGTGGCATGACCCGGAGCCGCCACGTGTCCAGCGCGTGTCGAACCTAGTGTGTGACCGGACTAAGCTACGCTTTGACCcggagttgacgcgggccgcatgagcccggcccaaactccacgcgggccgcgaggggactcaattacagccctataaatggaGGCCATCGGCCTTCAGTCCGCTTTCGTTCATTTTTCTTTCTGTCTCTCTAcacttttaaatagtgggcattatacccgagtccaatacccctaaaatagcgaggttctgctacgatgtaagtattataacccctggagacgtattagatacgctgcccgattgatctagggttccgtaacggctgtcgtggttctgcccgacgtagtcgttggaatgccgtctcggggagggtattactaatgttaaaatgggttattatactaacacacgtgcatttgtgtaaattatagatattcaccaggaaaccctaaagaatcacctaagacagcaatgtgagttaattctctttttatatactcatttttgtgagttgatccacttttgtaaacctttttgtttactgtttttacaaaacctcacttaattaaatatatacaaaccagttattgagtatttgta
This is a stretch of genomic DNA from Helianthus annuus cultivar XRQ/B chromosome 16, HanXRQr2.0-SUNRISE, whole genome shotgun sequence. It encodes these proteins:
- the LOC110915448 gene encoding probable leucine-rich repeat receptor-like serine/threonine-protein kinase At3g14840 isoform X23, which codes for MSIIFNKSLELLSTIVLIFLALLLFEVTDVHAQNGYLPQDEVRALRDIAEELGKRDWNFSLNPCDNNPNWATPNNQTETSLYNNTVMCNCSYPGDVCHVITIILEGQDLDGVLPPSLAKLPYIKTIDLGRNYLNGTIPSEWASTKLEYLSVSANRLTGRIPTYLGNITSLVYLSLQNNMFSGTIPAELGKLENLANLILNANNLSGQLPVELNSLTNLTELRLTGNNFNGRIPSLESWKQLSKLEMIGSGVGGPIPASISLLSNLEELRISDLSGESSPFPNLRNMTNMRNLVLRSCNITGRIPNYIALLPNLKFLDLSFNGLVGDIPDLSGLDDLYTVYFTGNSLNANVPGWLMNTGVAVDLSYNHFSKEPVLQRCPESVNLFRSHANYGNESDLANCFSQFPCSKNYSSVHINCGGTGVIIGDKVYEADDQDPGGPARFRPLNDHWGFSSTGNVWNVKDYRYTINNVSRLTMKDSELYTVARRSPLSITYYGRCLVNGRYKVTLHFAEIVFRDNRSYQSLGRRAFDVYIQGAIELKNFDIKHEAGGVDKAVIKTIENIHVTNKTLEIRFQYAGNGTTAVPRDGVFGPMISAISMEAETKSGKRSIFIVIGAVTAVLLLTLIVIGVAWKRGYIGDKKSREKDIRGIDLQTGVFTYRQIKAATRNFADSNKLGEGGFGSVYMGTLQDGTLIAVKKLSSKSSQGNREFVNEIGMIASIQHPNVVRLHGCCVERNQLLLVYEYMANNSLAHALFDNDKAMMEIDFPTRQRISIGIAKGLKFLHEDSVLRMVHRDIKATNVLLDTDLTPKISDFGLAKLNEEENTHITTTVAGTMLLLMLG
- the LOC110915448 gene encoding probable leucine-rich repeat receptor-like serine/threonine-protein kinase At3g14840 isoform X20; protein product: MSIIFNKSLELLSTIVLIFLALLLFEVTDVHAQNGYLPQDEVRALRDIAEELGKRDWNFSLNPCDNNPNWATPNNQTETSLYNNTVMCNCSYPGDVCHVITIILEGQDLDGVLPPSLAKLPYIKTIDLGRNYLNGTIPSEWASTKLEYLSVSANRLTGRIPTYLGNITSLVYLSLQNNMFSGTIPAELGKLENLANLYAFFLVLSYFTLPVELNSLTNLTELRLTGNNFNGRIPSLESWKQLSKLEMIGSGVGGPIPASISLLSNLEELRISDLSGESSPFPNLRNMTNMRNLVLRSCNITGRIPNYIALLPNLKFLDLSFNGLVGDIPDLSGLDDLYTVYFTGNSLNANVPGWLMNTGVAVDLSYNHFSKEPVLQRCPESVNLFRSHANYGNESDLANCFSQFPCSKNYSSVHINCGGTGVIIGDKVYEADDQDPGGPARFRPLNDHWGFSSTGNVWNVKDYRYTINNVSRLTMKDSELYTVARRSPLSITYYGRCLVNGRYKVTLHFAEIVFRDNRSYQSLGRRAFDVYIQGAIELKNFDIKHEAGGVDKAVIKTIENIHVTNKTLEIRFQYAGNGTTAVPRDGVFGPMISAISMEAGRRVNGPDPHVVPPLSLRVKYGSQTKSGKRSIFIVIGAVTAVLLLTLIVIGVAWKRGYIGDKKSREKDIRGIDLQTGVFTYRQIKAATRNFADSNKLGEGGFGSVYMGTLQDGTLIAVKKLSSKSSQGNREFVNEIGMIASIQHPNVVRLHGCCVERNQLLLVYEYMANNSLAHALFDNDKAMMEIDFPTRQRISIGIAKGLKFLHEDSVLRMVHRDIKATNVLLDTDLTPKISDFGLAKLNEEENTHITTTVAGTMSG
- the LOC110915448 gene encoding probable leucine-rich repeat receptor-like serine/threonine-protein kinase At3g14840 isoform X28 → MFSGTIPAELGKLENLANLYAFFLVLSYFTLPVELNSLTNLTELRLTGNNFNGRIPSLESWKQLSKLEMIGSGVGGPIPASISLLSNLEELRISDLSGESSPFPNLRNMTNMRNLVLRSCNITGRIPNYIALLPNLKFLDLSFNGLVGDIPDLSGLDDLYTVYFTGNSLNANVPGWLMNTGVAVDLSYNHFSKEPVLQRCPESVNLFRSHANYGNESDLANCFSQFPCSKNYSSVHINCGGTGVIIGDKVYEADDQDPGGPARFRPLNDHWGFSSTGNVWNVKDYRYTINNVSRLTMKDSELYTVARRSPLSITYYGRCLVNGRYKVTLHFAEIVFRDNRSYQSLGRRAFDVYIQGAIELKNFDIKHEAGGVDKAVIKTIENIHVTNKTLEIRFQYAGNGTTAVPRDGVFGPMISAISMEAGRRVNGPDPHVVPPLSLRVKYGSQTKSGKRSIFIVIGAVTAVLLLTLIVIGVAWKRGYIGDKKSREKDIRGIDLQTGVFTYRQIKAATRNFADSNKLGEGGFGSVYMGTLQDGTLIAVKKLSSKSSQGNREFVNEIGMIASIQHPNVVRLHGCCVERNQLLLVYEYMANNSLAHALFDNDKAMMEIDFPTRQRISIGIAKGLKFLHEDSVLRMVHRDIKATNVLLDTDLTPKISDFGLAKLNEEENTHITTTVAGTIGYMAPEYALRGHLSYKADVYSFGVLLLEIIAGKSNMKYHPTEEFICLVDWVVALKQKGCLMDLVDSRLGSDFNKEEALRMIQIALLCINKYPAHRPTMSEVTNMLEGRIKIKKQDINLTTSDDEFRLQALKMKLEEIQTPYFDELESFTNPSSSIHDQYTDSQASEKNLLI
- the LOC110915448 gene encoding probable leucine-rich repeat receptor-like serine/threonine-protein kinase At3g14840 isoform X27, with the protein product MKTPQSLQNNMFSGTIPAELGKLENLANLRLTGNNFNGRIPSLESWKQLSKLEMIGSGVGGPIPASISLLSNLEELRISDLSGESSPFPNLRNMTNMRNLVLRSCNITGRIPNYIALLPNLKFLDLSFNGLVGDIPDLSGLDDLYTVYFTGNSLNANVPGWLMNTGVAVDLSYNHFSKEPVLQRCPESVNLFRSHANYGNESDLANCFSQFPCSKNYSSVHINCGGTGVIIGDKVYEADDQDPGGPARFRPLNDHWGFSSTGNVWNVKDYRYTINNVSRLTMKDSELYTVARRSPLSITYYGRCLVNGRYKVTLHFAEIVFRDNRSYQSLGRRAFDVYIQGAIELKNFDIKHEAGGVDKAVIKTIENIHVTNKTLEIRFQYAGNGTTAVPRDGVFGPMISAISMEAGRRVNGPDPHVVPPLSLRVKYGSQTKSGKRSIFIVIGAVTAVLLLTLIVIGVAWKRGYIGDKKSREKDIRGIDLQTGVFTYRQIKAATRNFADSNKLGEGGFGSVYMGTLQDGTLIAVKKLSSKSSQGNREFVNEIGMIASIQHPNVVRLHGCCVERNQLLLVYEYMANNSLAHALFDNDKAMMEIDFPTRQRISIGIAKGLKFLHEDSVLRMVHRDIKATNVLLDTDLTPKISDFGLAKLNEEENTHITTTVAGTIGYMAPEYALRGHLSYKADVYSFGVLLLEIIAGKSNMKYHPTEEFICLVDWVVALKQKGCLMDLVDSRLGSDFNKEEALRMIQIALLCINKYPAHRPTMSEVTNMLEGRIKIKKQDINLTTSDDEFRLQALKMKLEEIQTPYFDELESFTNPSSSIHDQYTDSQASEKNLLI